Proteins from a single region of Verrucomicrobiia bacterium:
- the sugE gene encoding quaternary ammonium compound efflux SMR transporter SugE: MAWVYLIMAGLLEIGWAIGLKYTDGFTRLWPSVATIVGMLFSFGLLSVALKTIPVGTGYAVWTGIGAAGTAIIGMLFLGESKELGRILCLGLIVAGVIGLKMFTKPA, translated from the coding sequence ATGGCGTGGGTATATCTGATCATGGCGGGACTCCTGGAAATCGGCTGGGCGATCGGTCTGAAATACACGGATGGTTTCACGCGGCTGTGGCCGAGCGTAGCGACGATCGTGGGTATGCTATTCAGCTTCGGACTGTTATCTGTCGCATTAAAGACGATTCCCGTGGGGACTGGTTATGCAGTGTGGACGGGCATCGGTGCAGCGGGCACGGCGATCATCGGGATGCTTTTCCTTGGTGAGTCGAAAGAACTGGGGCGGATATTGTGCCTGGGGTTGATCGTCGCGGGAGTGATCGGGCTGAAGATGTTCACGAAACCGGCGTAA
- a CDS encoding alkaline phosphatase family protein codes for MKLKKILFLFAATAAVVFGPQTYAADKPKLVVAILVDQLRYDYLERFDQHFTTNGFRTFTKDGAFMTFARYPYYPTKTAPGHATFLSGSGPAVHGIIENDWFDKKTRRSMYCVEDKSVQGVGTKTAKGQMSPRNFMGTTFSDEMRTHYGSKVVGISMKDRGAVLPAGKKPAGAYWFESASAQFVSSTYYMNELPAWMQEFNARKIPSSYIGKTWTHLIDSKHYTMKDDGISEGKLSGEKTSTFPHTINESKGEGAETIMPTPYGNQLLLELAKAAIEGEKLGQGAQPDVLCVSFSSIDYCGHLFGPNSQEVMDITLRLDRQLSELFTYLDQKIGMKNVTMVLTADHGVAPIPEQAAQNGYDAARVKDTELMVDLLGKLDQKFGPGKYFLTPKPVEGNLYFNHEVLNEKKLSPTELCNFIREWALDTGKFQAVYSREQLLDGRTPGQLGQMVFNGYNAERSGDVVMVTKPFLLMSGYPSGTSHGTPYSYDTHVPVCFYGSAFKPGRYADEFYITDIAPTLAAALHVEQPAAAIGKPFVKALAP; via the coding sequence ATGAAGCTGAAGAAAATCTTGTTCCTTTTCGCGGCGACCGCAGCCGTTGTTTTCGGCCCGCAAACTTATGCGGCTGATAAGCCCAAACTAGTCGTCGCCATCCTCGTGGACCAGCTCCGTTATGATTATCTCGAGCGCTTCGACCAGCACTTCACCACGAACGGTTTCCGCACCTTCACCAAGGACGGCGCGTTCATGACGTTCGCGCGGTATCCCTATTACCCCACGAAAACCGCGCCCGGCCATGCCACGTTCCTGAGCGGCTCGGGCCCGGCCGTGCATGGCATCATTGAGAATGACTGGTTCGACAAGAAAACTCGCCGCTCGATGTATTGCGTGGAGGACAAATCCGTGCAAGGCGTGGGGACCAAGACGGCCAAGGGCCAGATGTCGCCGCGCAATTTCATGGGCACGACCTTTTCGGATGAGATGCGGACGCATTACGGCTCCAAGGTCGTAGGTATCTCGATGAAAGATCGCGGTGCCGTCTTGCCCGCCGGCAAGAAACCAGCGGGAGCGTATTGGTTTGAATCCGCCAGCGCCCAGTTCGTCAGCAGCACGTACTACATGAACGAGCTGCCGGCTTGGATGCAGGAATTCAATGCCCGCAAGATCCCCTCCTCCTACATCGGCAAGACGTGGACCCACTTGATCGATTCGAAGCATTACACGATGAAAGATGACGGGATCAGCGAGGGCAAGTTGAGCGGGGAAAAGACCAGCACGTTCCCGCACACCATAAATGAATCGAAGGGTGAAGGCGCGGAGACCATCATGCCCACGCCTTACGGCAATCAATTGCTGCTGGAGCTGGCCAAGGCTGCCATCGAGGGCGAGAAGCTCGGTCAAGGTGCGCAGCCGGATGTGCTCTGCGTGTCGTTCTCATCCATCGACTACTGTGGCCACCTGTTCGGACCCAATTCACAGGAAGTCATGGATATCACGTTGCGCCTGGACCGGCAGTTGAGCGAACTCTTCACCTATCTGGACCAGAAGATCGGCATGAAAAACGTGACGATGGTGTTGACGGCCGATCACGGCGTAGCACCCATCCCCGAGCAGGCCGCGCAAAACGGCTATGACGCCGCCCGCGTGAAGGACACCGAGCTGATGGTGGATCTGCTGGGCAAGCTCGACCAGAAGTTCGGCCCAGGCAAATACTTCCTCACCCCGAAACCGGTGGAGGGCAACCTTTACTTCAACCATGAAGTGTTGAACGAGAAGAAACTTTCACCGACCGAACTCTGCAACTTCATCCGCGAATGGGCGCTGGATACCGGAAAATTCCAAGCCGTTTACAGCCGTGAACAGTTACTGGATGGCCGCACACCGGGCCAGCTCGGCCAGATGGTCTTCAACGGCTACAATGCCGAGCGCAGCGGGGATGTAGTGATGGTCACGAAGCCCTTTCTCCTCATGAGCGGCTATCCCAGCGGCACCAGCCATGGAACACCTTATTCCTACGATACGCATGTGCCCGTCTGCTTCTACGGCAGCGCTTTCAAACCGGGCAGGTATGCGGATGAGTTTTATATCACAGACATCGCTCCGACCTTGGCCGCCGCCTTGCACGTGGAGCAACCGGCTGCTGCTATCGGCAAACCCTTCGTGAAGGCGTTGGCACCTTAA
- a CDS encoding cysteine desulfurase family protein: MRCIFFDYQAGTPVRPEVFDAMRPWFTENFGSTSSFHQQGLRARQALDESREQVAQFINAETPDSILFTSGGTESVNLAIKGAALAGKRLGNHIIYSAAEHPAVSGSIAWLETQGFKATKVGVAADGSIAPESIREAITDETILICLHHSNHDIGTIQPVKEIAAVATERGIPVFVDANFNAGWLPIDVQSLGVQLLALSPSRFYGPKGVGMLYRNRRTPLQNILHGGVQEDGRRPGSENIPAIVGAGVACTLAKTSLSKHAAQVHALQQKLWNGLERSVHDLTFNGPVPGPHRHPANIHISLAGLEGEAVVLRCDLKGIALHSGTACVTKALKTSPVLAAIGQSPSLAKGAILLTLGLENTDEEVVRFLEIFPGLVAELRAMMP; encoded by the coding sequence ATGCGATGCATCTTCTTCGATTACCAAGCGGGCACACCCGTGCGCCCTGAGGTCTTCGATGCTATGCGCCCGTGGTTCACTGAAAACTTCGGTTCCACCTCGTCTTTCCATCAGCAGGGATTGCGCGCCCGTCAGGCTCTCGATGAATCCCGCGAGCAAGTCGCCCAGTTCATTAACGCCGAAACGCCCGATTCCATCCTTTTCACCAGTGGCGGCACGGAATCAGTGAACCTTGCGATCAAAGGCGCAGCTCTCGCGGGCAAACGTCTCGGCAACCACATCATCTATTCTGCGGCCGAGCATCCCGCCGTGAGCGGCTCCATCGCCTGGTTGGAAACTCAAGGATTCAAGGCCACGAAAGTTGGTGTTGCCGCAGACGGCTCCATCGCTCCTGAATCCATCCGTGAAGCGATCACCGATGAAACGATTCTGATTTGCCTCCATCACTCCAATCACGACATCGGCACCATACAGCCGGTGAAAGAGATCGCCGCCGTTGCCACGGAACGAGGCATCCCTGTTTTCGTCGATGCCAACTTCAACGCAGGCTGGCTGCCCATCGATGTGCAATCTCTCGGCGTGCAACTCCTAGCCCTCAGTCCCTCCCGCTTTTACGGGCCGAAGGGTGTCGGCATGCTCTACCGCAACCGCCGCACACCGCTGCAGAACATACTCCACGGCGGCGTGCAAGAAGACGGACGTCGTCCCGGTTCGGAAAATATTCCTGCCATCGTAGGTGCTGGTGTCGCTTGCACATTGGCAAAAACCTCTCTCTCCAAACATGCCGCTCAGGTGCATGCCTTGCAGCAGAAGCTGTGGAACGGCTTGGAAAGATCCGTGCACGATCTTACTTTCAATGGTCCTGTCCCCGGCCCGCATCGTCACCCGGCGAACATCCATATCAGTCTCGCAGGTCTTGAAGGCGAAGCCGTCGTGCTGCGCTGTGACCTCAAAGGCATCGCTCTTCACAGTGGTACCGCATGCGTGACGAAAGCCCTGAAAACTTCTCCTGTGCTCGCTGCCATCGGCCAAAGCCCCTCGCTTGCCAAAGGTGCCATTTTGCTGACCCTGGGATTGGAGAATACGGACGAGGAAGTGGTGCGTTTCCTGGAGATATTTCCCGGCCTCGTCGCTGAATTGCGAGCGATGATGCCTTGA
- a CDS encoding DUF4184 family protein, which translates to MPVTHAHPAAVLPLIVYGRRIFSASALVIGSMAPDLPYFFFLDLSRKETHNLSGIFLWCLPLGLCVYALYHWFLRPALLDHFSPHDWQANPAFSEPRGFTFSSLIVIVISLIIGAATHNFWDSLTHGTGWFPERYSIFHEHFWPVRSYPLYRVLQYLSGIFGTIIVVWFFLRTLASHQLILWQDRAWRKSFLIRTLRLLAIAAAAGAIASLIYVQARGHISSSSRSMQLLRFWIICSTDFVVLLGLFHGLRLRLRKEDSRNGLTPVS; encoded by the coding sequence ATGCCCGTCACCCACGCCCACCCCGCTGCTGTGCTGCCGCTCATCGTTTACGGGCGTCGCATCTTCAGCGCGTCAGCACTGGTGATCGGCAGCATGGCGCCCGATCTGCCGTATTTCTTCTTCCTCGATCTGTCGCGCAAAGAAACTCACAATCTCTCGGGCATTTTCCTCTGGTGCCTTCCCCTAGGTCTTTGTGTTTATGCTCTCTATCACTGGTTTTTGCGCCCTGCCTTGCTCGATCACTTCAGCCCGCACGATTGGCAAGCCAACCCGGCATTCAGTGAGCCGCGTGGCTTCACGTTTTCCTCGCTGATCGTCATCGTAATCAGCCTCATCATCGGCGCTGCCACACATAATTTTTGGGATTCGCTGACACATGGCACTGGCTGGTTTCCCGAACGCTACAGCATCTTCCATGAACACTTCTGGCCTGTCCGCTCCTATCCGCTGTATCGCGTGTTGCAATACCTGAGCGGCATCTTTGGGACTATCATTGTCGTTTGGTTCTTTCTTCGCACACTTGCCAGTCATCAACTCATTCTTTGGCAGGACCGAGCATGGCGAAAATCTTTCCTCATTCGCACTCTGAGATTGCTGGCGATAGCCGCCGCTGCCGGGGCCATCGCCAGCCTGATTTATGTGCAAGCGCGCGGACACATCTCCAGCTCATCCCGCTCCATGCAACTGCTCCGCTTCTGGATCATTTGCAGCACAGATTTCGTCGTACTGCTCGGACTCTTTCATGGTCTGAGATTGCGCTTGCGGAAAGAAGATTCCAGGAACGGCCTTACGCCGGTTTCGTGA
- a CDS encoding pectate lyase has product MKTFAILLVVAVSFMTTSLFAAPSATEVKAALNKSTKFMQSISTEGGYLWRYSDDLKFRAGEENATATQIWIQPPGTPAMGETFLKAYAASGDKIHLDAARGCALALAKGQLESGGWDYSIDFDPAKFPLAYRRTDAGKLTATELAKRKNISTYDDNNTQDALRFLMEYVAVTKTSTSAEDKEIRTALDYGLKKMLEAQYPIGAWPQRYDGKPKSTSEYPIKKASIPKAYPREHPKTDYKGYYTLNDGTLSDCIDIMLTAHKQFGDPKYLAAAKRAGDFLLLAQLPEPQPAWAQQYNPNMEPAWARAFEPPAITGGESGGAIRALIRLHLETGDAKYIEPIPRALAWYKRSEIAPNKWARYYELTSNKPIYGDRDGKIYYRLQDISKERQTGYGWESDFNMRRTFLQWDELQKDGREKTAAKRVPKPMSDKTRAEVQSKLAPKVEKAIKDLDTQGRWVTDGKTAQEAKDLKSSRRIETSVFIENMRSLSDYLEAFEGKPATK; this is encoded by the coding sequence ATGAAAACCTTCGCCATCCTGTTGGTCGTTGCCGTGAGTTTCATGACCACTTCCCTGTTTGCTGCGCCTTCGGCCACAGAAGTGAAAGCTGCCCTGAACAAATCCACGAAGTTCATGCAATCGATCTCCACGGAAGGTGGTTATCTTTGGCGCTATTCGGATGATTTAAAATTTCGCGCTGGCGAAGAGAATGCGACGGCCACTCAAATCTGGATACAGCCACCAGGGACGCCTGCTATGGGTGAAACGTTCCTGAAAGCCTATGCCGCTTCCGGCGATAAAATACACCTCGATGCTGCCCGCGGATGTGCTCTTGCTCTGGCCAAAGGCCAGCTCGAATCTGGTGGTTGGGACTACTCCATTGATTTTGATCCCGCCAAATTCCCCCTCGCTTACCGTCGCACGGATGCTGGCAAGCTAACAGCAACAGAGCTTGCCAAGCGCAAGAACATCTCCACCTACGATGACAACAACACCCAAGACGCTCTGCGTTTCCTGATGGAATACGTGGCTGTCACGAAGACTTCGACGAGCGCGGAAGACAAAGAGATTCGCACCGCCTTGGATTATGGGTTGAAGAAAATGTTGGAGGCTCAATATCCCATCGGTGCCTGGCCCCAACGCTACGACGGCAAACCCAAGAGTACTTCTGAGTATCCTATAAAAAAAGCCAGCATCCCCAAGGCTTATCCGCGCGAGCATCCCAAGACAGACTACAAAGGCTACTATACGTTGAATGACGGCACTCTCTCCGATTGCATCGACATCATGCTCACCGCCCACAAACAGTTCGGTGATCCGAAATATCTCGCTGCCGCGAAACGTGCCGGTGATTTCCTCCTGCTTGCCCAATTGCCCGAGCCACAACCAGCCTGGGCCCAGCAATACAATCCCAACATGGAACCCGCCTGGGCACGCGCCTTCGAGCCCCCCGCCATCACTGGTGGTGAAAGCGGCGGTGCCATCCGCGCCTTGATCCGTCTGCATCTGGAAACTGGCGATGCCAAATACATCGAGCCAATCCCCCGCGCCCTCGCTTGGTATAAGCGCTCCGAGATCGCCCCGAACAAATGGGCGCGCTACTACGAGCTTACCAGCAACAAACCGATCTATGGTGATCGCGATGGCAAGATCTACTATCGCCTGCAAGACATCAGCAAGGAACGCCAGACCGGATACGGCTGGGAGAGTGACTTCAACATGCGTCGCACGTTCCTTCAATGGGATGAACTGCAAAAAGACGGCCGCGAGAAAACCGCCGCCAAACGCGTCCCCAAACCGATGTCTGACAAGACTCGCGCCGAAGTACAATCCAAGCTCGCTCCCAAAGTGGAAAAAGCCATCAAAGATCTCGACACCCAGGGCCGCTGGGTCACTGATGGCAAAACTGCCCAAGAAGCCAAAGACCTGAAATCCAGTCGCCGTATCGAGACCAGCGTGTTTATCGAAAACATGCGAAGCCTGAGCGATTATTTGGAAGCTTTCGAAGGCAAACCAGCAACGAAATAG
- a CDS encoding sulfite exporter TauE/SafE family protein, producing the protein MADASLSSWVIAYAAVLFIGLSKAGFGGGLGMLTTPLCVMAFGSKDAVGILLPLLCAGDAFTLYHYWGKWEKRNVILLLPGVLLGVLVGVQLIGHFSARQFNIVIGILAIVFVIFQLTKERIFAAESTFKPDHKIALPFGVGIGITSTFAHGAGPVAALYLVPQKLAKEVFVATNILIFTCVNWIKMPFFILDRSMIDVPVLASHALINKETLIKSAILLPILPVGVWLGVWLNRKVSEKVFMRLVYLFTFLTGLHLIFNFKFNALFGR; encoded by the coding sequence GTGGCGGATGCCAGTCTTTCCAGTTGGGTGATCGCGTATGCGGCAGTGCTGTTCATCGGCCTGTCGAAGGCAGGCTTTGGTGGCGGGCTTGGCATGCTCACGACGCCTTTGTGCGTGATGGCCTTTGGCTCGAAAGATGCCGTGGGGATTTTGCTGCCGCTCTTGTGTGCAGGCGATGCTTTCACCCTGTATCATTACTGGGGCAAATGGGAGAAGCGGAACGTGATCTTGCTCCTGCCCGGAGTACTTCTGGGTGTGCTGGTGGGTGTGCAATTGATCGGGCACTTTTCTGCACGTCAGTTCAATATCGTCATCGGCATCCTTGCGATTGTGTTCGTGATTTTCCAACTGACAAAAGAACGCATCTTCGCAGCGGAGAGCACGTTCAAGCCGGATCATAAGATCGCGCTGCCGTTTGGGGTCGGTATCGGCATCACGTCCACGTTTGCGCACGGAGCCGGGCCGGTGGCGGCACTTTATCTCGTGCCACAGAAACTGGCCAAGGAAGTCTTCGTAGCGACGAACATCCTCATCTTCACCTGTGTGAACTGGATCAAGATGCCGTTTTTCATTCTGGACCGCAGCATGATCGATGTGCCGGTCTTGGCGTCGCATGCGTTGATCAACAAGGAGACGCTGATCAAGAGTGCGATTCTATTGCCGATCTTGCCCGTCGGTGTGTGGCTGGGTGTGTGGCTGAACCGCAAGGTGTCGGAGAAGGTGTTCATGCGGCTCGTCTACCTCTTCACGTTCCTCACGGGACTCCATCTGATCTTCAATTTTAAATTCAACGCGTTGTTTGGGCGCTGA